From one Impatiens glandulifera unplaced genomic scaffold, dImpGla2.1, whole genome shotgun sequence genomic stretch:
- the LOC124918010 gene encoding zinc finger MYM-type protein 1-like, translated as MDNERSKKRKTLLSFFKYKENSSTSTVNEVNLQSYASNTEEEQPVLNFPRVEIDLNNLERDPAIRIPIWQHPINQQDEIRRSYIRMGLYQPKLDEYPRTKFGSQTQYRRFQYSWFEKFPWIEYSSSKDLIFCFPCFLFQKKSPINPSFTIDGFNNWKRVNDGVKCPLLIHVGGSTSSHSNSVKYVEDLMKVRGHIDNILNAQSLDEVQKNRLRLKTTIESIRWLSLQACAFRGHDESSSSKNRGNFIEMIKLMGRLNVNIGDIVLEKAPRNATYTSPTIQKEILHIFANKVRKKIREEIEDAKFCILVDEAKDISNKEQVSIILRFVDCLGILQERFFDIVNVPNTTASTLKKSISDVLSRHNLNVTNMRGQGYDGASNMSGAWNGLQALFLRECPYAYYIHCFAHRLQLALVGASTKEISVWLFFQNYPPLLILLVVPPNGILSYILFKLLKLIV; from the coding sequence aTCTACATCTACGGTTAACGAGGTAAATCTTCAATCTTATGCATCTAATACGGAAGAAGAAcaacctgttttaaattttcCAAGGGTTGAAATTGATCTTAATAATCTTGAACGAGATCCCGCAATTCGGATTCCTATATGGCAACATCCAATAAATCAACAAGATGAAATTAGGCGGTCTTATATTAGAATGGGTCTGTATCAACCTAAGTTAGATGAGTATCCAAGAACTAAGTTTGGATCACAAACTCAGTATCGTAGATTTCAATACTCGTGGTTTGAAAAGTTTCCTTGGATAGAGTATTCTTCATCAAAGGATTTAATATTCTGTTTTCCTTGTTTTCTTTTCCAAAAGAAATCACCTATTAATCCTTCATTCACTATTGATGGATTTAATAACTGGAAAAGGGTTAACGATGGAGTTAAATGTCCACTTTTAATTCACGTGGGAGGTTCTACTTCCTCACATAGTAATTCAGTGAAATATGTTGAAGATTTGATGAAAGTAAGGGGACATATTGACAACATATTGAATGCCCAAAGTTTAGATGAAGTTCAGAAAAATCGATTACGACTTAAGACGACAATTGAGAGTATTCGATGGCTTAGTTTACAAGCTTGTGCATTTAGAGGTCATGATgaatcttcatcttctaaaaATCGTGGTAATTTTATAGAGATGATAAAACTTATGGGTCGATTGAATGTTAATATTGGTGATATAGTATTAGAAAAAGCTCCAAGAAATGCAACATATACTTCACCAACTATTCAGAAAGaaattttgcatatttttgcaAATAAAGTAAGGAAAAAAATACGTGAAGAAATTGAAGATGCGAAGTTctgtattttagttgatgaagcTAAAGATATTTCAAATAAAGAGCAGGTgtcaattattttgagatttgtTGATTGTTTGGGTATATTACAAGAGCGTTTCTTTGATATTGTTAATGTTCCAAATACTACTGCTTCAACATTAAAGAAGAGCATATCAGATGTTCTTTCTCGACATAATTTGAATGTCACCAATATGAGAGGGCAAGGGTACGACGGTGCTAGTAACATGTCTGGTGCTTGGAATGGACTTCAAGCTCTATTTCTTCGAGAGTGTCCATATGCATATTATATACATTGCTTTGCTCATAGGTTGCAATTAGCATTAGTTGGAGCTTCTACAAAAGAGATTTCTGTTTGgctattttttcaaaattatccaCCATTATTAATCTTATTGGTTGTTCCTCCAAATGGCATTCTGAGTTACATTCTGTTCAAACTATTGAAATTGATCGTATGA